From one Dermacentor silvarum isolate Dsil-2018 chromosome 3, BIME_Dsil_1.4, whole genome shotgun sequence genomic stretch:
- the LOC119445649 gene encoding uncharacterized protein LOC119445649: MRKRPVQLLVLGFAVVLQLLDAAAGESCPKKIWRQLGLTGYLSSCRYWCRGLLPRIGYEKDGTPCTRFFRSGACRNGYCITDVPPDPSLQTQGDGAGGRNGGGVVQSTGSGSAVAVPPSKAQGAATTGSTAVTNDAVAGGVVTTAAQSPDQRVPAPVPNT, translated from the exons ATGCGAAAGCGACCGGTACAGCTCCTCGTTCTAGGTTTCGCCGTTGTCTTGCAGCTTTTGG ATGCTGCGGCCGGAGAGTCTTGCCCGAAGAAGATCTGGCGACAACTT GGGCTCACGGGGTATTTGAGCTCGTGTAGGTACTGGTGCCGAGGTTTGCTGCCTAGGATTGGTTACGAAAAAGATGGGACGCCCTGCACG AGATTCTTCCGAAGTGGGGCCTGCCGGAACGGTTACTGCATCACGGATGTCCCGCCCGACCCGAGTCTACAAACACAGGGTGACGGGGCTGGCGGACGAAACGGCGGTGGCGTTGTCCAGTCTACCGGTAGCGGAAGTGCTGTGGCCGTGCCGCCTTCCAAGGCGCAGGGAGCAGCCACCACCGGAAGCACTGCTGTGACCAATGATGCCGTGGCCGGTGGTGTCGTAACGACTGCGGCACAAAGCCCAGACCAGCGAGTCCCTGCACCCGTGCCTAACACCTAA
- the LOC119444634 gene encoding LOW QUALITY PROTEIN: testis-specific serine/threonine-protein kinase 3 (The sequence of the model RefSeq protein was modified relative to this genomic sequence to represent the inferred CDS: deleted 1 base in 1 codon) has protein sequence MAAKSPSPPAVRATTSKQFLALAGYILGREIGQGTYSKVRIGVKGDQRYAVKIIPRHLAPREYVYHFLPRELAIIPKLKHPNIVRVFDVLEIKRKVFVVMELATQGDLLLKITNDGRFSESKAFHYFEQICDAVAYLHRQNIVHRDLKCENILLSPKRQIKLADFSFARNTHNANKRKVLSRTFCGSAAYAAPEVIQNIPYRPKRYDSWSLGVILYIMVCGQLPFDDTNPFQQVRAQMSRQISFPASYGLTKMCRNLIRHLLEPYVLYRCSVPRAMKHPWMRKERIKRKLKHMKDSKLSELEGKDSDVSSAGLRAAQSDLSMAQTGAASPGQFRGRAMSASSMPRHRQHDDFGDRYEDDSPGYYSKTMLASHTDEGPIGWQQPGMQYTPNPIFQQPMRQGHAVVNTRVFPPPMGGGYPGGAMGMYGNMGGGMGMMGPAGPGYMSPMAGAGMFPMQGAPMMGMPPRRRRSGGNLNINVATPRGSISVSSSSSGSYV, from the exons ATGGCCGCGAAGTCTCCAAGCCCGCCCGCCGTCAGAGCCACCACCTCCAAGCAGTTCCTCGCACTCGCCGGCTACATTTTGGGCCGCGAGATCGGCCAGGGCACCTACTCAAAAGTCAG GATTGGCGTTAAGGGCGACCAGCGTTATGCGGTCAAAATCATCCCGCGGCATCTGGCACCTCGCGAGTACGTGTACCACTTCCTTCCGCGC GAGCTGGCCATCATCCCCAAGCTGAAGCACCCGAACATCGTCCGCGTATTCGACGTGCTCGAGATCAAGCGCAAGGTGTTCGTCGTCATGGAGCTGGCCACCCAGGGCGACCTGCTGCTCAAGATCACCAATGACGGCCGCTTCTCCGAGAGCAAGGCGTTCCACTACTTCGAGCAGATCTGCGACGCGGTCGCCTACTTGCACCGACAGAACATCGTCCACCGAGATCTCAAGTGCGAGAACATTCTGCTTAGCCCCAAACGACAAATCAAGTTGGCAGACTTCTCATTCGCCCGAAACACGC ACAACGCGAACAAGCGCAAGGTTCTGAGCCGGACGTTCTGTGGCAGCGCGGCGTACGCGGCGCCCGAGGTGATCCAGAACATCCCGTACCGGCCCAAGCGCTACGACTCGTGGAGCCTCGGGGTCATCCTCTACATCATGGTGTGCGGCCAACTGCCCTTCGACGACACCAACCCGTTCCAGCAAGTGCGCGCTCAGATGAGCCGCCAGATCAGCTTCCCGGCCTCGTACGGCCTCACCAAGATGTGCCGCAACCTCATCAGGCACCTGCTCGAGCCGTACGTGCTGTACCGTTGCTCCGTGCCCCGCGCCATGAAGCACCCCTGGATGCGCAAGGAGAGGATCAAGCGGAAGCTCAA GCACATGAAGGACAGCAAATTGAGTGAGCTGGAGGGCAAGGACAGCGACGTGAGCAGCGCCGGCTTGCGGGCCGCCCAGTCTGACCTGAGCATGGCGCAGACCGGAGCAGCATCCCCGGGACAGTTCAGGGGCCGCGCCATGTCCGCATCCTCGATGCCGCGACACCGGCAGCACGACGACTTCGGCGACCGCTACGAGGACGACTCGCCCGGCTACTACAGCAAGACGATGCTGGCCAGCCACACGGACGAAGGCCCCATCGGTTGGCAGCAGCCGGGCATGCAGTACACGCCAAACCCGATCTTCCAGCAGCCCATGCGCCAAGGGCACGCGGTCGTCAACACCCGCGTGTTCCCGCCTCCGATGGGTGGCGGCTATCCGGGCGGCGCCATGGGAATGTACGGAAACATGGGAGGAGGCATGGGCATGATGGGGCCAGCGGGGCCGGGGTACATGTCGCCCATGGCCGGAGCGGGCATGTTCCCCATGCAGGGAGCGCCCATGATGGGCATGCCGCCTCGAAGGCGTCGCTCCGGCGGCAACCTGAACATAAACGTGGCCACGCCGCGGGGCTCAATCTCGGTGTCCAGCAGCTCGTCCGGGTCGTACGTTTAG